A genomic stretch from Helianthus annuus cultivar XRQ/B chromosome 1, HanXRQr2.0-SUNRISE, whole genome shotgun sequence includes:
- the LOC110944168 gene encoding phospholipase A I, protein MSWGLGWKRLSDMFHLSLHYGTEDPLDDQTSSGSPSKENSNDHELGFRIDLDWSARDDDVQVALRLQSQVTVALPLPQDTVVIRLCACGDYGDGDGKLVCLGMEVVKQRDPLRVVVMSRIGGSGQQYDGMGVLTKLLKSDFAGEFGGLGMGHGGGVGVGVGRLCADHWMNVSVLSVCRCGLSMLPVELTKLPLLEKLYLDNNKLLNLPPEVGDLKKLKVLTVDYNLLVTVPVELRQCVGLVELSLEHNKLVRPLLDFRAMAELRVLRLFGNPLEFLPEILSLHQLRHLSVANIRIVADDYLRSVNVQIEVLNNSYFVASRHKLSAFFALIFRYSSCHHPLLASALAKIAQDEGNRVVIGKDENAIRQLISMISSENHHVVEQACSALTSLASDVSVSLQLMKCDIMQPIQRVLKCNGPQELKSVLQVVAKLGFVSDKVAQKMMNKDVIRSLKLLCVHKEPEVQRSALLAIGNLAFCSENRRILVASESLRDLLLQRTVTSELRVRKAAARALAILGENESLRRSIKGRQVAKQGLRILTMDGGGMKGLATVQILKEIEKGTGKQIHEMFDLICGTSTGGLLAVALGIKLMSLEKCEDIYKSLGKLVFAEHVPKDNEAATWREKFDQLYKSSSQSFRVVVHGSKHSADEFERLLKEICAEEDGDLLIDSAVKGIPKVIVVSTLVNMAPAQPFIFRNYQYPAGTIEAPLTISANNESVTSTYGAQIGYKHGTHMGSCRHHIWQAIRASSAAPYYLDDYSDGVFRWQDGAIVANNPTIFAIREAQLLWPDAKIDTLVSIGCCTVPTKVRKGGWRYLDTGQVLVESACSVDRIDDMLSTLLSMIPDIQYFRFNPVDERCDMELDETDPTVWLKLEAATNDYIKNNSSAFENVCEKLLQNHNDEKYLDNLHSQQLFKAKRPCTGENGAYLGWRRNMLLVKASNSGNNFNHVQSLDTFCCGNGIKLSVMDVTTSETLKPVPETSFPSPFASPLFSPSSPHLYSCGIMAHLSLDGKIGPQESPTAARQLSVPIRLLHDKLQNSPHVGVVHLALENDTNGSIVSWQNDVFVVAEPGELADKFLQDVKCSFQSMLKGRRRRHMSHISNISTVADLVACRPCFQIGVVVHRYIGRQTQVNEDDREVGAYMFRRTVPSMHLSPADVRWMVGGWRDRIIIYSGLYGPFPALIKAFLDSGAKAVICPTTEPKEMQTQLTSFYGSCDYLSELQNAKFEIGEEPEDEDLGITTPSSEWENMTERDTPCADGGTLIWDDDDEEELSKFICEIYESIHLRGERVDFAVRQALASHRSIRYSCHLPRML, encoded by the exons ATGTCATGGGGATTAGGTTGGAAGAGGTTATCAGATATGTTCCATCTATCATTGCATTACGGTACAGAAGATCCGTTAGACGATCAAACGTCTTCCGGATCACCGTCAAAAGAGAATTCTAATGATCATGAGTTAGGGTTTCGAATTGATCTGGATTGGAGTGCGAGAGATGACGATGTGCAGGTGGCGTTGAGGCTGCAATCTCAGGTTACGGTTGCGTTACCCTTGCCGCAAGATACGGTGGTGATTAGGCTGTGTGCATGTGGTGATTATGGGGATGGGGATGGGAAGTTGGTGTGTTTGGGGATGGAGGTTGTGAAGCAGAGGGATCCGCTTAGGGTGGTGGTGATGTCGCGGATAGGCGGGTCTGGACAACAGTATGATGGGATGGGGGTGCTGACTAAGTTGTTGAAGTCGGATTTTGCTGGTGAGTTTGGTGGTTTGGGTATGGGTcatggtggtggggtgggggtgggggtgggtagATTGTGCGCTGATCATTGGATGAATGTTAGTGTTCTTAGCGTCTGTCGTTGCGGATTGTCT ATGCTTCCGGTAGAGTTGACTAAACTGCCACTTCTTGAGAAGCTATATCTTGATAACAATAAGCTGTTAAATTTGCCCCCTGAAGTTGGTGATTTGAAAAAACTTAAAGTACTCACAGTTGACTACAACTTATTGGTTACTGTACCAG TTGAACTCAGGCAGTGTGTTGGACTCGTGGAGTTATCACTTGAACACAATAAGCTAGTCCGTCCTCTTCTTGATTTCAG GGCCATGGCTGAGTTACGTGTTCTAAGGCTATTTGGTAATCCGCTTGAATTTCTTCCTGAAATTTTGTCTTTGCACCAACTCCGCCATCTTTCTGTTGCAAACATTCGGATTGTTGCAGATGACTATCTAAGATCTGTGAATGTGCAGATAGAG GTGTTGAATAACTCTTACTTTGTTGCTTCACGACACAAGCTGAGTGCATTCTTTGCTCTAATATTTCGCTATTCATCATGCCACCATCCTTTGCTTGCATCTGCCCTTGCAAAGATAGCTCAAGATGAAGGAAACCGTGTCGTTATTGGTAAAGATGAAAATGCAATACGGCAACTCATAAGTATGATTAGTAGTGAAAATCATCATGTG GTTGAGCAGGCTTGTTCTGCACTTACTTCTCTTGCCTCAGATGTATCTGTGTCACTTCAGTTGATGAAATGTGACATCATGCAACCCATTCAAAGAGTTTTGAAATGTAATGGCCCTCAAGAACTGAAATCTGTCTTGCAAGTCGTCGCAAAGTTGGGGTTCGTTTCTGACAAAGTGGCCCAAAAGATGATGAATAAGGACGTCATAAGATCATTAAAGTTGTTATGTGTACATAAAGAACCAGAG GTTCAAAGGTCTGCGTTACTAGCTATTGGGAACTTAGCCTTTTGTTCAGAAAACCGGCGGATTCTTGTTGCTTCTGAAAGTTTGAGGGATCTTCTTTTGCAACGTACAGTTACATCTGAGCTACGTGTGAGGAAAGCTGCAGCTCGTGCTCTAGCTATACTAG GTGAGAATGAGAGTCTGAGGCGTTCTATAAAAGGAAGACAGGTGGCAAAGCAAGGACTGAGGATACTTACGATGGATGGAGGTGGGATGAAAGGTCTTGCTACTGTACAAATTCTTAAGGAAATTGAGAAGGGTACCGGTAAACAGATACATGAGATGTTTGATCTTATATGTGGCACGTCAACCGGAGGCTTGCTTGCTGTTGCTCTTGGAATTAAACTCATGTCGTTGGAAAAGTGTGAAGATATATACAAAAGTCTAG GAAAACTTGTGTTTGCGGAACACGTTCCGAAGGATAACGAAGCGGCAACTTGGAGAGAGAAGTTCGATCAGCTTTACAAAAGTTCATCACAAAGTTTTAGAGTCGTTGTGCATGGATCTAAA CACAGCGCTGATGAGTTTGAGAGATTGTTAAAAGAGATATGCGCCGAAGAGGATGGGGATCTCTTAATAGACTCAGCAGTAAAAGGGATCCCAAAAGTTATTGTGGTATCAACTTTAGTCAATATGGCACCAGCTCAGCCGTTTATATTTCGTAATTATCAG TACCCTGCTGGCACAATAGAAGCTCCTTTGACAATCTCAGCCAACAATGAGTCAGTTACATCAACCTACGGTGCTCAAATTGGATATAAACATGGTACTCACATGGGAAGTTGTAGACATCATATATGGCAAGCTATACGAGCATCGTCTGCAGCTCCGTATTATCTTGATGATTACTCTGATG GTGTATTCCGTTGGCAAGATGGTGCTATTGTTGCAAATAATCCTACTATATTTGCTATACGAGAAGCACAACTTCTATGGCCAGACGCAAAAATTGATACCTTAGTTTCAATTGGTTGTTGTACTGTTCCAACAAAg GTTCGAAAAGGCGGGTGGCGTTATTTGGATACTGGTCAAGTATTGGTTGAAAGTGCATGCTCAGTCGACCGCATAGACGATATGTTAAGCACATTGCTTTCAATGATTCCCGATATTCAGTATTTTCGGTTCAATCCAG TTGACGAACGCTGTGATATGGAGTTGGATGAGACTGATCCCACAGTATGGCTTAAGTTGGAGGCAGCCACTAATGATTATATCAAGAACAATTCTTCGGCTTTTGAAAATGTGTGTGAAAAATTGTTGCAGAATCATAATGATGAGAAATATCTTGACAATCTACACTCTCAACAGTTGTTCAAGGCAAAACGTCCATGTACTG GTGAAAACGGAGCCTATTTAGGTTGGAGGCGTAACATGCTACTTGTGAAGGCTTCAAATTCCGGAAATAATTTCAACCATGTTCAATCACTTGACACATTTTGTTGTGGAAATGGAATAAAACTATCTGTTATGGATGTGACAACATCCGAAACGCTTAAGCCGGTACCAGAAACATCATTTCCGTCACCATTTGCATCCCCATTGTTCAGCCCATCAAGTCCACATCTCTACAGTTGTGGTATAATGGCACATTTAAGCCTTGATGGAAAAATTGGCCCTCAAGAATCACCGACTGCAGCTAGACAGCTTTCGGTTCCTATTCGCTTGTTGCATGACAAGTTACAAAATTCCCCACATGTTGGAGTTGTTCATTTGGCTCTTGAAAACGATACAAATGGATCAATAGTAAG CTGGCAAAATGATGTGTTCGTGGTTGCTGAACCGGGAGAACTTGCAGACAAATTTCTGCAAGATGTGAAATGCAGCTTTCAGTCGATGCTGAAAGGGCGTCGTAGGAGACACATGTCACACATTTCAAACATATCCACTGTTGCTGATTTGGTAGCCTGTAGACCTTGCTTCCAGATTGGGGTTGTTGTACATCGCTACATAGGTCGCCAGACTCAG GTGAATGAAGATGATCGAGAAGTTGGGGCTTACATGTTTCGCAGGACAGTTCCTTCTATGCACTTGTCTCCTGCAGATGTTCGTTGGATG GTTGGTGGTTGGAGAGACAGGATCATAATATACAGCGGTTTATACGGGCCATTTCCAGCTCTAATAAAGGCGTTTCTAGACTCAGGTGCTAAAGCAGTCATATGCCCTACAACAGAACCCAAAGAGATGCAGACACAGTTAACATCATTCTACGGATCTTGCGACTACTTGAGTGAATTACAGAACGCTAAATTCGAGATTGGAGAGGAACCTGAAGACGAGGATCTCGGAATCACAACCCCTAGCAGCGAGTGGGAGAACATGACTGAAAGAGACACTCCCTGTGCAGATGGAGGAACCCTAATTTGGGACGATGATGACGAAGAAGAACTCTCCAAGTTCATATGTGAGATCTATGAATCGATACATCTGAGAGGAGAAAGAGTTGATTTTGCTGTACGACAGGCGCTTGCGTCTCATCGATCGATCAGGTACTCGTGTCATCTTCCTCGTATGCTCTGA